In Pantoea cypripedii, the following proteins share a genomic window:
- a CDS encoding MFS transporter translates to MSRSSQAVTLDEDEVSVVPASVPASATWIERGSPQFMRVTLALFSAGLATFALLYCVQPILPVLSQQFGVSPAASSISLSLSTALMALGLLVTGPLSDAIGRKSVMVTALMLAAICTVISAMMTSWHGILLMRALIGLSLSGVAAVGMTYLSEEIHPRVIAFSMGLYISGNSIGGMSGRLLTGVLTDLFSWRIAIGVIGCFSLASALMFWKILPASRHFRPASLRPHNLLINFRLHWRDKGLPLLFAEGFLLMGAFVTLFNYIGYRLLSAPWFLSQAVVGLLSVVYLTGSWSSPKAGAMTSRFGRGPVMIAATAIMLCGLLLTAFNTLWIILPGMMLFTAGFFAAHSVASGWIGPRARRAKGQASSLYLFSYYAGSSVAGTLGGVFWHSFGWSGVTLFISMLLVLALLVGWRLQCRKL, encoded by the coding sequence GTGAGTCGCTCTTCTCAGGCTGTGACACTCGATGAGGACGAAGTGTCCGTTGTGCCTGCCTCAGTTCCCGCATCAGCAACATGGATTGAACGTGGTTCGCCGCAATTTATGCGTGTCACCCTTGCCCTGTTCTCTGCTGGCCTTGCCACCTTTGCCCTGCTTTATTGCGTCCAGCCAATTCTGCCCGTGCTTTCCCAGCAGTTTGGCGTATCGCCAGCGGCCAGTAGCATCTCGCTGTCGCTTTCGACTGCCCTGATGGCACTGGGATTGCTGGTCACCGGCCCGCTGTCGGATGCTATTGGTCGCAAATCGGTGATGGTCACCGCGTTGATGCTGGCGGCCATCTGTACCGTCATTTCTGCCATGATGACCAGCTGGCACGGCATCCTGCTGATGCGGGCGTTGATTGGTTTATCGCTCAGTGGTGTGGCTGCGGTGGGGATGACTTACCTGAGCGAAGAGATTCATCCACGCGTGATTGCCTTCTCGATGGGGCTGTATATCAGCGGTAACTCGATTGGCGGGATGAGCGGACGTTTGCTGACCGGGGTGCTGACCGATTTGTTCTCATGGCGCATTGCCATTGGGGTGATTGGCTGCTTTTCGCTAGCTTCCGCGTTGATGTTCTGGAAAATCCTGCCTGCTTCGCGTCATTTTCGCCCGGCTTCTCTGCGTCCACACAACCTGCTGATCAATTTCCGGCTGCACTGGCGAGATAAGGGCTTGCCGCTGTTGTTCGCCGAAGGTTTTCTGCTGATGGGCGCATTTGTCACCCTGTTCAACTACATTGGCTACCGTCTGTTAAGTGCCCCGTGGTTTCTCAGCCAGGCAGTGGTGGGATTGCTTTCTGTGGTCTATCTGACTGGCTCCTGGAGTTCGCCTAAAGCCGGTGCCATGACCAGTCGCTTTGGACGCGGTCCGGTGATGATCGCGGCCACCGCTATCATGCTGTGCGGATTATTGCTGACAGCGTTCAATACGCTGTGGATTATCCTGCCCGGGATGATGCTGTTTACCGCAGGTTTCTTTGCCGCTCACTCGGTTGCCAGCGGCTGGATTGGTCCGCGCGCGCGTCGTGCGAAAGGTCAGGCATCATCCCTCTATCTCTTCAGCTACTACGCGGGTTCCAGTGTTGCCGGTACCTTAGGTGGCGTGTTCTGGCACAGCTTTGGCTGGAGCGGCGTCACGCTGTTTATCAGCATGCTGCTGGTGCTGGCTTTACTGGTCGGCTGGCGTTTGCAGTGCCGTAAACTGTAG
- the cybB gene encoding cytochrome b561, producing the protein MREKFAKSQIALHWLTVLLIAIAYTTIELRGLVPRGSLLRNLMIVTHFSCGVSVWVLMLARGVLRHRHVSPDILPPPARWQQGLAHLMHLLLYALFLVLPILGVTSKYLNGRPWELFGMVMPVSATPDFDLADSLISWHETLAPLGYWLIGLHAAAALLHHYVFKDNTLLRIMPARKRG; encoded by the coding sequence ATGCGGGAAAAATTCGCGAAGTCACAAATCGCCCTGCACTGGTTAACTGTGCTATTGATCGCCATTGCTTACACCACCATCGAACTGCGGGGCCTGGTGCCGCGTGGTTCGTTGCTGCGTAATCTGATGATCGTGACGCACTTTAGCTGCGGGGTCTCGGTATGGGTGCTGATGCTGGCGCGTGGTGTGTTACGCCATCGTCACGTTTCGCCGGATATTCTGCCGCCACCGGCACGCTGGCAACAGGGTTTAGCCCACCTGATGCATCTTCTGCTGTACGCGCTGTTTCTGGTATTACCTATCCTGGGAGTCACCTCGAAGTATCTGAATGGGCGTCCCTGGGAATTATTCGGCATGGTGATGCCCGTTAGTGCGACGCCTGATTTTGATCTCGCCGATAGCCTGATTAGCTGGCACGAGACCCTCGCACCACTCGGTTACTGGTTAATCGGCCTGCATGCGGCCGCCGCATTACTGCACCATTACGTATTCAAGGACAACACGCTGTTGCGCATCATGCCAGCACGCAAACGCGGCTGA